The Lactobacillus sp. CBA3605 genome contains a region encoding:
- the purH gene encoding bifunctional phosphoribosylaminoimidazolecarboxamide formyltransferase/IMP cyclohydrolase, whose amino-acid sequence MTKRALLSVSDKQGLTEFASGLVALDYELVSTGGTKKALEAAGIPVIGIETVTGFPEMLDGRVKTLHPKVHAGLLARRDLPDHMAQLKAAGITPIDMVVVNLYPFKATIQQPDVTQAAAIEQIDIGGPSMLRSAAKNFAAVLPIVDPADYQPILTALQTDAVTPTLRQRLAAKVFQHTAAYDALIAQYLTTDEFPAKLTLTYDKKQALRYGENSHQQAAFYENALPTPFSITAAHQLHGKELSYNNIKDADAALRMVSEYQRPAVVAMKHMNPCGVGLGDTLESAWDKAYAADSISIFGGIIALNRPVDVATAEKMHQLFLEIIIAPSFDDAAYAVLAEKKNLRLLTVDFDQAHTADQFETISVGGGLLRQEVDQAFEQPADFTVVTKQQPTPAQLAALAFGQQVVKHIKSNAMVVTTADRTLGVGSGQMNRIDSTKIAIEKAMSKSGYENAILASDAFFPMDDCVAYAAQHGIRAIIQPGGSIKDQASIAMADRYGIAMVTTGVRHFRH is encoded by the coding sequence ATGACAAAACGGGCATTATTAAGTGTATCTGATAAACAAGGATTAACAGAATTTGCTAGCGGGTTAGTGGCTTTAGACTATGAGTTAGTTTCAACCGGTGGCACCAAAAAAGCTTTGGAAGCGGCTGGAATTCCAGTTATTGGGATTGAAACCGTGACTGGCTTTCCTGAGATGTTAGATGGTCGCGTGAAAACTTTGCATCCTAAAGTACATGCTGGCTTGTTAGCTCGTCGTGATTTGCCGGACCATATGGCGCAACTAAAGGCGGCTGGAATTACGCCGATTGATATGGTGGTCGTTAATCTGTATCCCTTCAAAGCAACCATTCAACAGCCAGATGTCACGCAAGCAGCTGCGATTGAACAAATTGATATTGGCGGTCCTTCAATGTTACGTTCGGCAGCTAAGAATTTTGCTGCTGTTTTACCAATCGTTGATCCAGCTGATTATCAACCAATTTTAACCGCCCTCCAAACCGACGCGGTGACACCAACTTTACGGCAACGTTTAGCAGCAAAAGTTTTCCAACATACCGCTGCTTATGACGCACTAATTGCCCAATACTTAACAACTGATGAATTTCCAGCGAAATTAACGTTGACTTACGATAAAAAGCAAGCATTACGTTACGGTGAAAATAGTCATCAACAGGCGGCTTTTTATGAGAATGCGTTACCAACGCCGTTCTCTATTACCGCTGCCCATCAACTACATGGTAAAGAATTGTCCTACAACAATATCAAAGATGCGGATGCCGCATTGCGGATGGTCAGTGAATATCAACGGCCAGCCGTCGTTGCCATGAAACATATGAATCCTTGTGGAGTTGGGTTAGGCGATACCTTAGAATCAGCTTGGGATAAGGCTTATGCAGCTGATAGCATTTCAATTTTTGGTGGCATTATTGCATTAAATCGGCCCGTCGACGTAGCCACTGCTGAAAAAATGCATCAATTATTCTTAGAAATTATCATTGCGCCAAGTTTTGATGATGCGGCCTATGCTGTTTTAGCTGAGAAGAAGAATTTACGGTTATTGACGGTTGATTTTGATCAAGCACATACGGCGGATCAATTTGAAACGATTTCAGTCGGTGGCGGTCTCTTACGTCAAGAAGTTGATCAAGCCTTTGAACAACCGGCTGATTTTACGGTAGTGACGAAACAACAACCGACGCCAGCCCAATTAGCTGCCCTCGCATTTGGTCAACAAGTGGTTAAACATATCAAGAGTAACGCCATGGTAGTGACAACAGCAGACCGGACTCTAGGGGTTGGTTCTGGTCAAATGAACCGTATTGATTCGACGAAGATTGCGATTGAAAAAGCCATGTCGAAGTCAGGCTATGAAAATGCCATTTTGGCTTCGGATGCCTTCTTCCCGATGGATGATTGTGTCGCCTATGCTGCGCAACACGGCATTCGAGCGATTATTCAACCGGGTGGTAGTATTAAAGACCAAGCGTCGATTGCAATGGCCGATCGTTATGGAATTGCAATGGTGACAACTGGTGTTCGGCACTTCCGGCACTAA
- a CDS encoding NCS2 family permease, whose product MSYILAVNPELLGSAGMNKSAVFTATVLAAIVGCLLMGLVANFPVALAPGMGLNAFFTYTVVQEWHIPWQTALAGVFVAGILFILLTLSKLRDQLINLIPSALKYAVSAGIGLFIAFSGLQTSGIIVANKSNAVALGNLHNPTVLLAIFGIVVGVMLVTANVTGGIFWGMFITAAVGMIFQIIPLPTGIVSGVPSIQPIFGQALTHLTDINSFQMIIVILTFFIIGLFDTSGTLVGVATEAGMVNHDTGEVKGVGKALFSGALATTIGAIFGTSPTTAYVESTSGVAVGARTGLSSVVAAALFVVAAFFSPVLTVITSAVTASALIIVGILMLSNVQYIDWTKFEIAVPAFFTMIMMLLTYSISEGLAVGFIFYPITMTVKGRWREVNALMWTMMVVFILYFAFVA is encoded by the coding sequence ATGTCTTACATTCTTGCCGTCAACCCCGAACTATTAGGGAGTGCCGGCATGAACAAATCTGCCGTCTTCACAGCTACCGTTTTAGCTGCAATTGTCGGTTGCTTATTGATGGGACTAGTCGCGAACTTTCCCGTTGCATTAGCGCCTGGGATGGGCTTAAATGCCTTTTTTACTTATACTGTCGTCCAAGAATGGCATATTCCATGGCAAACGGCCTTAGCGGGCGTATTTGTCGCTGGGATTTTATTTATTTTATTAACCCTTTCTAAATTACGCGACCAACTAATCAACTTGATTCCAAGTGCGCTGAAATACGCTGTTTCTGCCGGAATCGGCTTATTTATCGCCTTTTCTGGATTACAAACTTCCGGCATTATTGTCGCCAACAAGTCCAATGCAGTCGCTTTAGGTAACTTGCATAATCCGACTGTTTTATTGGCAATCTTTGGGATTGTCGTTGGGGTGATGTTAGTCACGGCTAACGTGACTGGTGGCATTTTCTGGGGCATGTTCATTACTGCCGCAGTGGGTATGATTTTCCAGATCATTCCGTTACCAACTGGTATTGTTAGTGGTGTTCCCAGTATACAGCCAATTTTCGGTCAAGCACTGACCCATTTAACTGATATTAACTCGTTTCAAATGATTATCGTTATTCTCACGTTCTTCATTATCGGACTCTTCGATACTTCTGGGACTTTAGTTGGGGTCGCCACTGAAGCCGGCATGGTCAACCATGACACCGGTGAAGTTAAGGGTGTTGGTAAAGCCTTGTTTAGTGGGGCTTTAGCCACGACAATCGGCGCTATCTTCGGAACTTCTCCTACTACCGCTTACGTTGAATCAACCTCCGGCGTGGCGGTCGGTGCTCGTACCGGGCTATCTTCAGTCGTTGCGGCGGCCTTATTCGTTGTTGCCGCCTTCTTCTCACCAGTTTTAACGGTAATTACCTCAGCCGTAACTGCCTCTGCTTTGATTATCGTCGGGATTTTAATGCTATCAAACGTCCAATATATTGATTGGACTAAATTTGAAATTGCCGTCCCGGCCTTTTTCACGATGATCATGATGTTATTGACTTACAGTATTTCAGAAGGTCTCGCGGTCGGCTTTATTTTCTACCCGATTACCATGACGGTTAAAGGCCGTTGGCGTGAAGTTAATGCCTTAATGTGGACCATGATGGTTGTCTTCATCTTATATTTTGCTTTTGTTGCTTAA
- the pyrR gene encoding bifunctional pyr operon transcriptional regulator/uracil phosphoribosyltransferase PyrR: protein MAREVVDAMTMRRALTRITYEIIEQNKGVGNLVFIGIKTRGIFLAQRLAQRLKQLEGVDVPVGSLDITLYRDDHHAIDVQGQARLNGAEIPVDINGKHIILVDDVLFTGRTVRAALDALMDQGRPAKISLAVLVDRGHRELPIRPDFIGKNIPTALDEQVSVALEEHDGHDGIAIEKLE, encoded by the coding sequence ATGGCACGAGAAGTCGTTGATGCAATGACGATGCGCCGCGCGTTAACGCGGATTACGTACGAAATTATTGAACAAAATAAAGGCGTTGGTAATTTGGTCTTTATCGGGATTAAAACCCGGGGGATTTTTTTGGCGCAACGGTTGGCGCAACGTCTAAAGCAATTAGAAGGCGTCGACGTGCCAGTTGGTTCACTAGATATTACCTTATATCGTGATGATCATCATGCGATTGATGTTCAGGGACAAGCACGCTTAAATGGTGCTGAAATTCCAGTCGATATTAATGGGAAGCATATTATTTTAGTCGATGATGTGTTATTTACCGGGCGGACGGTGCGAGCAGCGTTAGATGCCTTAATGGATCAAGGCCGGCCAGCTAAGATTTCGCTAGCTGTCTTAGTTGATCGTGGCCATCGAGAATTGCCGATTCGGCCAGACTTTATTGGTAAGAACATTCCAACGGCCCTAGATGAACAGGTAAGTGTCGCTTTAGAAGAACATGATGGTCATGACGGCATTGCCATCGAAAAATTAGAATAA
- a CDS encoding aspartate carbamoyltransferase catalytic subunit: MQTTNNLVSVDQFSNTDVMTYIHLAQAFKRGLTVSLKQPVYAMNLFFENSTRTHTSFEMAERRLGVQVIPFDPQASSVTKGESLLDTLKTVAAIGVNLVAIRHPKDHYYDAIVAAKLSLSLINAGDGSGQHPSQSLLDMLTIYEEFGHFKGLKIAIVGDLQHSRVARSNMMLLTQLGAEVYFSGPEAWYNSDFSAYGTYQPLDDLVGQMDVMMLLRVQHERLTQVNNAAFDATTYHQQYGLTMARAANMPAQAIIMHPAPVNRGVELASELVEAPQSRIFQQMTNGVYVRMAMVAKLLGQQGLLDATQLEKEPIDDNLN; this comes from the coding sequence ATGCAAACAACGAATAATCTAGTGAGTGTTGATCAGTTTAGTAACACCGATGTGATGACCTACATTCATTTGGCACAAGCATTTAAACGGGGGTTAACGGTGTCGTTAAAGCAACCGGTCTACGCCATGAACTTGTTTTTTGAGAACAGTACCCGGACGCATACTAGTTTTGAGATGGCCGAACGACGCTTAGGGGTGCAAGTTATTCCGTTTGACCCGCAAGCGAGTTCCGTCACTAAGGGTGAGAGTTTATTAGATACGCTTAAAACGGTGGCCGCAATCGGGGTTAATTTAGTCGCAATTCGTCATCCTAAAGACCACTATTACGATGCTATCGTGGCGGCCAAGTTATCGTTGAGCTTAATTAATGCTGGTGATGGCAGTGGGCAACATCCATCGCAATCTTTATTAGATATGTTAACGATTTATGAAGAATTCGGTCATTTTAAAGGCCTGAAGATTGCAATTGTGGGTGATTTACAGCACTCGCGCGTGGCTCGCTCAAACATGATGTTATTAACTCAGCTCGGGGCAGAAGTGTACTTTAGTGGACCTGAAGCTTGGTATAACAGTGACTTTTCCGCCTATGGCACGTATCAGCCGCTTGATGACTTAGTCGGTCAGATGGATGTCATGATGTTATTGCGGGTGCAACACGAACGGTTAACTCAGGTGAACAATGCCGCTTTTGATGCGACGACTTATCATCAACAATATGGCCTTACAATGGCTCGGGCGGCTAACATGCCGGCACAGGCAATTATTATGCATCCAGCACCGGTTAATCGGGGCGTCGAGTTAGCTAGTGAGTTAGTTGAAGCGCCACAATCCCGCATTTTTCAACAAATGACTAATGGGGTTTATGTTCGGATGGCAATGGTTGCCAAGTTGTTAGGTCAGCAGGGGTTGCTCGATGCGACCCAATTAGAAAAGGAGCCCATTGATGACAACCTTAATTAA
- a CDS encoding 5-methyltetrahydropteroyltriglutamate--homocysteine S-methyltransferase gives MTTTAVFTKQTTSPFRYDTVGSFLRPQALKTARAQFAQGTITAKQLTAVEDQAIVTLIKQQEAAGLKAVTDGEFRRSWWHLDFFWGLQGITKKTLDQGYVFHDEETRAESATVTGKLSGANHPFVDHFKFVQAHVSAGIQVKQTLPAPAQCLAELQRPENIAALRRVYATDEAVVADLAAAYHQVLLALYAAGARTIQLDDCTWGMLAGNHAKGAETGAVSKRNDAVLTENKQLYLTVNNAAIQDLPADLTINTHICRGNYHSTWASAGGYDTVADPLFNHENVHAYYLEYDSDRAGGFEPLQLVSADKLVVLGLITSKSGELEARQTIIDRIHEAAKYVPLERLCLSTQCGFASTEEGNVLTEAQQWAKIALVKSIATEVWGA, from the coding sequence ATGACAACAACAGCAGTTTTTACTAAGCAAACGACATCCCCATTTCGGTACGACACAGTTGGGAGCTTTTTACGCCCACAAGCCTTAAAGACGGCCCGGGCACAATTTGCCCAAGGCACCATTACCGCTAAACAATTGACGGCGGTGGAAGATCAAGCCATTGTGACCCTGATCAAACAACAAGAGGCGGCAGGTTTAAAGGCGGTGACTGATGGTGAATTCCGGCGCAGTTGGTGGCATTTAGATTTTTTCTGGGGTTTACAAGGAATCACTAAGAAGACCCTTGATCAAGGGTACGTTTTCCATGATGAAGAAACGCGGGCCGAATCAGCAACCGTTACTGGCAAGCTGAGTGGTGCTAATCATCCGTTTGTTGATCATTTTAAATTTGTTCAAGCACATGTCAGTGCGGGTATTCAAGTCAAGCAGACCTTACCTGCACCGGCGCAATGTTTAGCTGAATTACAACGGCCTGAAAATATAGCGGCTTTACGGCGGGTCTATGCGACTGATGAAGCGGTGGTGGCTGATTTAGCAGCGGCGTATCATCAAGTTCTGTTAGCCTTGTATGCAGCTGGTGCACGCACAATTCAACTGGATGATTGTACTTGGGGAATGTTAGCGGGAAACCATGCCAAAGGTGCGGAAACTGGTGCAGTTTCGAAGCGTAACGATGCGGTGCTGACTGAAAATAAACAACTCTACTTAACGGTTAATAATGCGGCTATTCAAGATTTACCAGCTGACTTAACGATTAATACGCATATTTGTCGCGGTAATTATCATTCGACTTGGGCCTCAGCTGGGGGTTACGATACGGTAGCTGATCCGCTGTTCAATCATGAGAATGTTCACGCATATTACTTGGAATATGACAGTGATCGGGCCGGTGGTTTTGAGCCATTACAGTTAGTGAGTGCGGATAAATTGGTGGTGCTCGGTTTAATTACCTCAAAGTCTGGTGAGTTAGAAGCACGTCAAACGATTATTGATCGCATCCACGAAGCGGCCAAGTATGTCCCCTTGGAACGGTTATGTTTGAGCACGCAATGTGGTTTTGCTTCAACCGAAGAAGGCAACGTCCTGACGGAAGCGCAACAATGGGCTAAAATCGCCCTCGTTAAGTCAATTGCAACCGAAGTTTGGGGCGCTTAG
- the purN gene encoding phosphoribosylglycinamide formyltransferase — protein sequence MLKRLAIFASGEGTNFVALQQAIQTRAIPATIGLLVCDQATAPVIKKAQAAEIPVYVIDFKAYPSKSAAEAEILTALQIHHIEAILLAGYMRIIGNTLLTAYPHKIINLHPALLPHFPGRHGIEDALAAGVATTGVTIHFIDAGIDTGQIIAQRPVPIKPEDTVTTLATRIHATEHQFYPDVLQALIKKGAI from the coding sequence ATGCTTAAACGATTGGCGATATTTGCCTCTGGGGAAGGGACTAACTTTGTCGCTTTGCAACAAGCCATTCAAACGCGAGCTATTCCAGCGACGATTGGCTTGTTGGTCTGTGACCAGGCAACAGCGCCCGTGATTAAAAAAGCGCAAGCTGCCGAGATTCCCGTCTATGTGATTGATTTTAAAGCCTATCCCAGTAAAAGTGCGGCCGAAGCTGAAATTTTGACGGCGTTACAAATACATCACATTGAAGCCATTTTACTGGCAGGGTATATGCGAATTATTGGCAATACCTTGCTCACGGCTTATCCCCATAAGATTATTAATTTACATCCGGCATTGCTACCACATTTTCCGGGTCGACATGGCATTGAAGATGCATTGGCTGCAGGGGTTGCGACGACTGGGGTCACGATTCATTTTATTGATGCTGGGATTGATACCGGCCAAATTATTGCGCAGCGGCCAGTCCCCATTAAACCAGAGGATACCGTGACCACTTTAGCGACACGAATTCATGCGACGGAACATCAATTTTATCCAGACGTCTTACAAGCACTCATCAAAAAAGGAGCAATCTAA
- a CDS encoding YoaK family protein: MKQRTNPAREQLLFSSGLMLVAGALEAYTYLEHGTVFAGFQMGNLILFGLQLGQLNFTRLGNYIVAMLAFMLGTLLVQGLHAYLIRKHHQPTSGLLWSELLILLLTTLLMTWLPEVILIGLLALAAAVQVQIFHTLKTTTLTSSPLTDYFRMLAAALNAGIRHHDQAARVQALDILIIMGSFGLGAVLIGLLAPLLKTYALLGPVVGLLGLITWRHQRQQQRQWKH, encoded by the coding sequence TTGAAACAGCGCACTAATCCAGCCCGCGAGCAGCTGTTGTTCAGTAGTGGCTTAATGCTCGTAGCGGGAGCTTTAGAAGCTTACACGTACTTGGAGCACGGCACCGTCTTTGCTGGCTTCCAAATGGGAAACTTAATTTTATTCGGTTTACAGCTCGGCCAACTAAACTTCACCCGGTTAGGCAATTATATCGTGGCGATGCTCGCTTTCATGCTTGGAACCCTACTAGTTCAGGGCTTACACGCCTATTTAATTCGTAAGCACCATCAACCAACTTCTGGCCTACTCTGGTCAGAACTACTTATTTTATTACTAACAACACTCTTAATGACGTGGTTACCAGAAGTCATCTTGATTGGCTTGCTAGCTTTGGCAGCGGCCGTTCAAGTTCAAATTTTTCATACCTTAAAAACGACAACTTTAACAAGTAGTCCTTTGACTGACTATTTCCGCATGCTAGCGGCTGCATTAAACGCTGGTATCCGGCATCATGACCAAGCAGCGCGCGTCCAAGCTTTGGATATACTCATTATTATGGGAAGCTTCGGTCTCGGAGCTGTCCTGATTGGCCTATTAGCGCCACTACTTAAAACTTATGCTTTGCTTGGCCCCGTAGTCGGCCTATTGGGCCTAATTACATGGCGCCACCAGCGCCAACAACAACGGCAATGGAAACACTAA
- a CDS encoding PucR family transcriptional regulator, with protein sequence MHLKTLLQTPSMHQMRVIAGTQGLNREINTIGMIESPDIANYLKAHQFLITNGYPFTNATTDPAALIQAMHQAHCAGLGVKDQRFLDHLPAAVIALANELDFPIIVTPAAELISTTMRKMLTIILSSQTDELSRIVQVNQTLADLLLKDPSHATVLNKCSDLITHPLFLMDSHFRVVSASEDLPLTRHTLTHYLRTETNIDYLNLHTQLTLDYHGQSITIHPLFSTYKENKAFIGILNFDATNSTDQMLAQIVLNTLSFVNSRTDMLNESAFRNQSGFYLNVMDGGISNDLIHKILKSREIEPSTKFHCATILVTTPHQTLLSNALLEQVQQLTLWFIKEYQTPVIAFSLKQQLVLLINERQNAQHFLLALVNFIQPRLAKPARLIAGYSYSTLPLTELATIYNEAAEALALSRHSQQAVTIYRPKYVKELISLIPHNEAKSFVERVLGGLVGSVSDSEQLNLLNTLYGFFYYHQNIAEVAGHLSIHRNTVIYRLKKIEKMLMLTLDDPEQTQTLEMAVLLWHHQQVKK encoded by the coding sequence ATGCATTTAAAAACTTTATTACAAACCCCATCAATGCATCAGATGCGGGTCATTGCGGGCACTCAGGGCCTCAACCGGGAAATTAACACTATTGGGATGATTGAATCACCTGACATTGCTAACTATTTAAAAGCCCATCAATTTCTCATTACTAATGGCTATCCCTTTACTAATGCCACGACTGACCCAGCAGCTTTAATTCAAGCCATGCATCAAGCTCATTGCGCCGGACTAGGCGTAAAAGACCAGCGCTTTTTGGACCACCTACCAGCCGCTGTGATTGCATTGGCTAACGAACTTGATTTTCCTATTATTGTGACGCCCGCTGCAGAATTGATCTCGACGACCATGCGTAAAATGCTCACCATTATTCTCAGCTCACAAACGGATGAGTTGAGTCGAATCGTTCAAGTCAACCAAACCTTAGCGGACTTGTTATTGAAAGATCCGTCGCATGCCACCGTCTTGAATAAATGTAGTGACTTAATTACGCATCCGTTATTTTTAATGGACAGCCATTTTCGCGTCGTCAGTGCTTCAGAAGACTTACCTCTGACACGTCACACGTTGACACATTATTTACGCACCGAGACCAATATCGATTATTTAAATTTACATACCCAGCTGACCTTAGACTATCATGGTCAATCCATTACGATTCACCCTTTATTTTCCACTTACAAAGAAAATAAAGCGTTTATCGGTATTTTAAATTTCGATGCCACTAACTCCACCGATCAGATGTTGGCCCAAATCGTCTTAAACACGTTAAGCTTCGTGAATAGCCGCACTGATATGTTAAACGAATCTGCATTTCGTAACCAAAGTGGTTTTTATTTGAACGTCATGGACGGCGGCATTTCCAATGACTTAATTCATAAAATCTTGAAGAGTCGCGAAATTGAACCAAGCACTAAATTCCACTGTGCGACCATTCTGGTCACGACGCCGCACCAAACGCTCTTGAGCAATGCCTTGTTGGAACAAGTTCAACAGTTAACGTTATGGTTTATTAAGGAATATCAAACACCAGTCATTGCCTTCTCGCTCAAACAACAATTGGTGCTACTGATTAATGAGCGCCAAAATGCCCAACATTTTTTATTAGCACTGGTCAACTTCATTCAACCGCGGCTGGCAAAACCAGCGCGCCTAATCGCCGGTTATAGTTACTCCACATTACCGTTAACTGAACTAGCCACCATTTATAACGAAGCCGCTGAAGCGTTGGCTTTGAGTCGACATAGTCAACAAGCCGTCACGATTTATCGCCCGAAATACGTCAAAGAACTGATTTCATTGATTCCACATAATGAGGCTAAATCTTTTGTCGAGCGCGTTTTAGGTGGCTTAGTTGGGAGCGTGAGTGACAGTGAACAGCTAAACCTGTTAAATACGTTATATGGCTTCTTTTACTACCATCAAAATATTGCCGAAGTTGCTGGTCATCTGTCAATTCACCGTAACACCGTCATTTACCGCTTAAAGAAAATTGAAAAAATGCTCATGCTGACCTTGGATGATCCGGAACAAACGCAGACGCTTGAAATGGCCGTTTTACTTTGGCATCATCAACAAGTAAAAAAGTGA
- the purM gene encoding phosphoribosylformylglycinamidine cyclo-ligase, with protein MSDAYKAAGVDLNAGYEVLKTVQQLSGNAQIGGFGGAFPLSDAAVANEPVLVAGTDGVGTKLLIAIEANQHTTIGIDLVAMCVNDILAQGARPQFFLDYLGLGHTNPQQVKAILQGVVQGCEQAGVQLIGGETAEMPDMYGAKHYDLAGFAVGIANRADLLMPTAVQAGDVLIGLPSNGLHANGFSLVRDILFKQHAFKLDQVFEVLGHDLQTELLRPTQIYVNSVLPLLQQNLVVSMAHITGGGLIENVARALPPKLSAVFEMGSWPVPPIMPLLAELGQLTPMDVRSTFNLGLGLVLIVHPDQLAAVQATLTRQDQPYYQVGQVTVADQAVQFQEATHA; from the coding sequence TTGAGTGATGCGTATAAAGCCGCGGGGGTCGATTTGAACGCGGGTTATGAAGTCTTAAAAACCGTACAACAACTTAGCGGTAATGCCCAGATTGGTGGTTTTGGCGGGGCTTTTCCGTTATCGGATGCGGCAGTTGCCAATGAACCGGTTTTGGTAGCGGGAACTGATGGCGTTGGGACTAAGCTCTTAATTGCCATTGAAGCTAATCAACACACCACCATTGGCATTGATTTAGTCGCAATGTGTGTCAATGATATTTTAGCGCAAGGGGCGCGGCCACAATTTTTCTTGGATTATCTTGGCTTGGGTCATACGAATCCGCAGCAAGTTAAAGCAATTCTGCAAGGGGTTGTGCAGGGCTGTGAGCAGGCTGGGGTACAATTAATCGGTGGTGAGACAGCTGAAATGCCGGATATGTATGGGGCTAAGCATTATGATTTAGCTGGGTTTGCGGTCGGAATTGCCAACCGGGCTGATTTATTGATGCCAACGGCAGTTCAAGCCGGTGATGTTTTGATTGGCTTACCGTCGAACGGTCTCCATGCGAATGGCTTTAGTTTAGTCCGCGACATCTTGTTCAAGCAGCACGCTTTTAAATTAGATCAAGTTTTTGAGGTCTTAGGACATGACCTGCAAACGGAATTACTCCGGCCAACTCAAATCTATGTCAATAGTGTGTTACCACTACTACAACAAAACTTGGTTGTCAGTATGGCCCATATTACTGGTGGGGGATTAATCGAAAATGTCGCGCGTGCATTGCCACCGAAATTAAGCGCAGTCTTTGAAATGGGGAGCTGGCCGGTACCACCGATTATGCCTTTATTGGCTGAACTAGGACAGTTGACTCCCATGGATGTGCGCTCAACTTTCAACCTGGGGTTAGGGCTAGTGCTCATTGTTCATCCGGACCAATTAGCGGCGGTACAAGCTACCTTAACGCGCCAAGATCAGCCTTATTATCAAGTCGGACAAGTGACCGTTGCTGACCAAGCGGTCCAATTTCAGGAGGCAACCCATGCTTAA
- the purD gene encoding phosphoribosylamine--glycine ligase, whose translation MAKVLVVGGGGREHAIAKAMLASPQVTTVYCAPGNPGMQLDLIQTVAIEALDFVALVAFAHEKAIDLTFIGPEVPLAAGIVDAFQAAGLTVFGPQQAAARLESSKVFAKQFMQRHQIPTADYQLFHDLATALTASRQGSLPQVIKVDGLAAGKGVTVAATYDQAAAALTQAFATTDTVLIEAYVAGFEFSQMVLVGGEHYVMLPTAQDHKRLRDNDQGPNTGGMGAYSPVPQVTPAITQATIDQIVVPTLAGLKAEHLSFEGVIYVGGVITPTGPQVIEYNLRLGDPETQILLPQLQSDFYQVILALIHHQQPAVHWQTTATYLGVVLAAPGYPGPTKKGVAVPTLAGADYASVTGTPQQLVSAGGRVMMVTAHAANLKAAQTAAYAQLDQLNVGPLIYRTDIGQQGLAEK comes from the coding sequence ATGGCTAAAGTTCTAGTTGTTGGTGGCGGTGGCCGCGAGCATGCCATTGCCAAAGCAATGCTCGCAAGTCCACAAGTGACGACGGTCTATTGTGCACCTGGAAATCCAGGGATGCAGTTGGATCTGATTCAGACCGTCGCAATTGAGGCGCTGGATTTTGTGGCTTTAGTGGCCTTTGCCCACGAAAAAGCGATTGACTTAACGTTCATTGGGCCAGAAGTTCCATTAGCTGCTGGGATTGTCGATGCTTTTCAAGCAGCTGGCTTAACGGTTTTTGGTCCGCAACAAGCAGCGGCTCGCTTAGAGAGCTCGAAAGTTTTTGCCAAACAGTTTATGCAACGACATCAGATTCCGACTGCAGATTATCAGCTATTTCATGATTTAGCGACGGCCTTAACGGCCAGTCGCCAAGGATCATTACCCCAAGTGATTAAAGTTGATGGCTTAGCGGCAGGCAAAGGCGTCACCGTGGCAGCGACGTATGATCAAGCTGCGGCGGCCTTAACCCAAGCGTTTGCAACGACTGATACGGTCTTAATCGAAGCTTATGTCGCTGGTTTTGAATTTTCACAAATGGTCTTGGTTGGTGGCGAACACTATGTGATGTTACCAACGGCGCAGGATCATAAGCGATTACGGGATAATGATCAGGGGCCTAATACTGGTGGGATGGGCGCTTATTCCCCAGTGCCACAAGTGACACCGGCAATCACTCAAGCCACCATTGATCAGATTGTGGTACCGACGTTGGCTGGGTTAAAAGCGGAGCACTTAAGTTTTGAAGGCGTTATTTATGTCGGTGGGGTGATTACCCCGACTGGGCCGCAAGTGATTGAATATAATTTACGGTTGGGTGATCCGGAAACGCAAATTTTATTACCACAGTTGCAAAGTGATTTTTATCAAGTGATTTTAGCTTTGATCCATCATCAGCAACCTGCAGTGCATTGGCAAACCACGGCGACTTATTTGGGGGTAGTCTTGGCGGCACCCGGCTATCCTGGACCGACTAAGAAGGGGGTTGCGGTACCAACCTTAGCCGGAGCGGATTACGCTAGCGTCACCGGGACGCCGCAACAGTTAGTTAGTGCAGGTGGTCGGGTGATGATGGTGACGGCCCACGCGGCTAATTTAAAGGCTGCCCAAACAGCAGCTTATGCGCAACTTGATCAGTTGAACGTCGGGCCCTTAATCTATCGGACCGATATTGGTCAGCAGGGATTAGCCGAAAAATAA